One Flavobacterium sp. 90 DNA segment encodes these proteins:
- a CDS encoding glycoside hydrolase family 130 protein: MKDIAKRFTENPLLSPKDIPASREGLEITCLLNPGVFQYQNKTWLVVRVAERPKQKDDVISFPILTETGEITIIEIPNNDPDLIATDARVINYKGNDYLTTLSHLRLLCSENGRDFYEPENYPSLVGEGILETFGIEDCRVALIEGTYYLTFTSVSDNGVGVGLRTTTDWKNFQKHGMILPAHNKDCALFEEKINGLFYALHRPSSVDIGGNYIWIASSPDGIHWGNHHCILKTRKGLWDSKRIGAGAAPIKTAKGWLEIYHGANENHQYCLGAFLMDLNDPTKVIARTEEPIMIPTTSYELSGFFGNVVFTNGHIIEPDGDTVTIYYGASDEFVCGAQFSIKEILLLLKTN; this comes from the coding sequence ATGAAAGATATAGCAAAACGTTTTACAGAAAATCCGTTATTATCACCTAAAGATATTCCTGCAAGCCGAGAAGGATTAGAAATCACCTGTTTATTGAATCCGGGTGTATTTCAATACCAAAACAAAACCTGGTTAGTCGTGCGTGTAGCAGAAAGACCTAAACAGAAAGATGATGTTATTTCTTTTCCGATATTAACAGAAACGGGGGAAATTACTATTATCGAAATTCCGAATAATGATCCTGATTTAATTGCAACAGATGCAAGAGTAATTAATTATAAAGGAAATGATTATTTAACTACGCTATCACATTTACGTTTATTATGCAGCGAAAATGGGCGTGATTTTTACGAACCTGAAAATTATCCATCTCTAGTTGGTGAAGGCATTTTAGAAACATTCGGGATTGAAGATTGCCGAGTTGCCTTAATCGAGGGAACGTATTATTTGACCTTTACTTCAGTATCTGATAATGGCGTTGGTGTAGGTTTACGTACTACAACAGATTGGAAAAACTTCCAAAAACACGGTATGATATTACCAGCCCATAATAAAGATTGCGCCCTTTTTGAAGAAAAAATAAACGGTTTATTCTATGCTTTACACCGCCCGAGTAGTGTAGATATAGGTGGAAATTATATCTGGATTGCTTCGTCTCCGGATGGTATTCATTGGGGAAATCATCATTGTATTCTTAAAACACGAAAAGGACTTTGGGACAGTAAAAGAATTGGCGCCGGAGCTGCTCCTATAAAAACAGCTAAAGGTTGGTTAGAAATTTATCATGGTGCCAATGAAAATCATCAATATTGTTTAGGAGCATTTTTAATGGATTTAAACGATCCTACAAAAGTAATCGCAAGAACCGAAGAACCAATTATGATCCCTACAACAAGTTATGAACTAAGCGGATTTTTTGGAAACGTAGTATTTACAAATGGTCATATTATTGAACCTGATGGAGATACTGTTACAATTTATTATGGCGCTTCTGACGAATTTGTATGCGGAGCACAATTTTCGATCAAAGAGATTCTTTTACTTCTAAAAACCAACTAA
- a CDS encoding MFS transporter, translating into MFKKLISEIDHFKSQTHNFRILIFTNLVYALVLPVIDIFVAAYIMRNSNDTSKVVIYQLAIYTGIPLTFLLNGFLLKHLNIKKLYSIGMMLSGVSMIIMMSLKTLDLTGIGIAGITMGLSFGLYWANRDYLALAITNDENRNYYYGLETFIYTIIAIAIPATIGWFIQSKTGEDQKHEAYVIITGIVFLITIAASIVCYRGKFENPTQKKYIFFKFHPLWYKLLSLATFKGLAQGFLVTAPAMLIFKILGEEGDLGKAQSIGAVLAAIIIYFIGRFSKPSDRIKIFSAGLILFALGACINGLFFDKTGVILFLLLLLIAKPLMDLAYFPIQLKVIDIVSRIEKRGEFTYILNHEAGLYVGRLFGAGTFLTLYYAVSEDFALRYAIGIIALLQLCSIFISKKIIKQGLKLSPEIETNKKVLDKVAVDLL; encoded by the coding sequence ATGTTTAAAAAACTTATATCAGAAATTGACCATTTTAAAAGCCAAACCCATAATTTTCGCATACTAATTTTCACAAATCTGGTCTATGCACTGGTATTACCTGTAATCGATATTTTTGTTGCCGCTTATATTATGAGGAATTCAAATGATACCTCAAAAGTTGTCATTTATCAATTAGCAATTTATACCGGAATTCCGCTTACCTTTTTGTTAAATGGATTCTTATTGAAACATTTAAACATCAAAAAATTATATTCAATTGGAATGATGCTTAGTGGTGTTTCGATGATTATCATGATGTCTTTAAAAACACTTGACCTTACCGGAATTGGTATCGCAGGTATTACTATGGGGCTTTCATTTGGTTTGTATTGGGCAAATAGAGATTATCTTGCTTTGGCAATTACAAACGATGAAAACCGAAATTATTATTACGGTTTAGAAACCTTTATTTATACCATAATCGCTATTGCTATTCCTGCAACAATTGGCTGGTTTATACAGTCAAAAACAGGCGAAGATCAAAAACATGAAGCCTACGTGATTATTACCGGAATAGTTTTTCTGATTACTATCGCCGCTTCAATAGTTTGTTACAGAGGTAAATTTGAAAATCCGACACAAAAAAAGTACATCTTTTTCAAATTTCATCCCTTATGGTATAAACTATTGTCGCTTGCTACATTCAAAGGTTTAGCCCAAGGATTTCTGGTTACGGCTCCTGCAATGCTTATTTTTAAAATATTAGGCGAAGAAGGCGATTTAGGAAAAGCACAATCTATAGGTGCCGTACTTGCTGCCATTATTATTTATTTTATCGGACGTTTTTCAAAACCCTCAGATCGAATCAAAATTTTTTCTGCAGGACTAATTCTATTTGCTCTAGGAGCTTGCATAAACGGATTATTCTTTGATAAAACCGGCGTAATACTCTTTTTATTACTACTGCTAATCGCAAAACCTTTGATGGATTTAGCCTACTTCCCTATTCAACTTAAAGTAATTGATATTGTTTCCCGAATCGAAAAAAGAGGCGAGTTTACATACATCCTAAATCATGAAGCTGGTTTATATGTTGGAAGACTTTTTGGAGCCGGAACTTTCCTGACTTTATACTATGCAGTTTCAGAAGATTTTGCTTTAAGATACGCCATAGGAATCATCGCGCTATTACAATTGTGCTCGATTTTTATCAGCAAAAAAATCATAAAACAAGGACTGAAACTTTCTCCGGAAATTGAAACAAACAAAAAAGTACTAGATAAAGTAGCAGTAGATCTGCTTTAA